One window of the Camelina sativa cultivar DH55 chromosome 1, Cs, whole genome shotgun sequence genome contains the following:
- the LOC104729230 gene encoding protein TRIGALACTOSYLDIACYLGLYCEROL 4, chloroplastic: MNRLRWVAEGDIWDLDMSTPVTLEATSRAVSDDPLPLGFSRGTHLSRSKQVEFFHRFMAAPLIPSFSSIRSNTGDGGGGGFSLQRVLTLPFSNNWFVSLLGQFDVQRFVSEIRKNEAFGRGASSKAASRLNAIGKHLKDKSLYALGFCSELLLTPDDTLLLSYDTYKGDLKKTPRAKAIFNHKFPLHNLTAEAFWPGLFVDKHGEYWDVPLSMAIDLASLPAESGLSYHLCLHHNSGSPKKFNSDTMEVPPPSLLPGLSLKSAVSYRSNMDLWRGTTPKLETCKPFDIFLSSPHVAVSGIIGSVMTAAFGENSIRSKFENDSEGVGGFSLHIPSVNSGFMADALGRASLTAQYGSFQNNFFDLTRFHARLDFPHGLRFLTGATSVAQDLLNSRQPSLEAFQKICPEVLVSLQQQIVGPFSFRVESGIQIDLKNGANPVTVDKTVFALEYAIQVLASAKAVAWCSPKQKEFMVELRFFET; encoded by the exons ATGAACAGACTAAGATGGGTCGCAGAGGGAGATATCTGGGACCTCGATATGTCAACTCCGGTGACGCTCGAGGCCACCTCACGAGCTGTTTCGGACGATCCTCTTCCTCTAGGTTTCTCCAGAGGCACTCATCTCTCTCGCTCCAAGCAAGTTGAGTTCTTTCACCGATTCATGGCCGCACCTCTCATCCCTTCCTTCTCCTCTATCCGTTCCAACACCGGAGATGGAGGCGGTGGTGGTTTCTCTCTTCAAAGAGTCCTCACTCTTCCTTTCTCCAATAACTG GTTTGTGTCTCTTCTGGGCCAATTCGATGTTCAGAGATTCGTATCGGAGATAAGAAAGAATGAAGCTTTTGGTCGAGGGGCTTCCTCTAAAGCAGCTTCTCGTTTAAACGCAATTGGCAAGCATTTGAAGGACAAATCTTTGTATGCATTGGGTTTTTGCTCTGAGTTGTTGTTAACACCAGATGATACTTTGCTTCTTAGCTATGATACATACAAAGGTGATCTTAAGAAGACTCCTAGGGCTAAGGCTATCTTCAATCACAAG TTCCCCCTTCACAATCTGACAGCAGAGGCGTTTTGGCCTGGACTATTTGTGGATAAACATGGTGAATATTGGGATGTGCCACTCTCAATGGCTATAGATTTAGCTTCTCTTCCTGCTGAGTCTGGTCTAAGTTACCATTTATGTTTACACCATAACAGTGGATCACCCAAGAAGTTTAATTCTGATACAATGGAAGTGCCTCCACCGTCTCTGCTTCCTGGATTGTCTCTAAAATCCGCAGTCTCCTATAGGTCAAACATGGATCTCTGGAGGGGTACCACTCCAAAGCTCGAAACTTGCAAGCCCTTTGACATCTTCCTCAGTAGTCCTCATGTTGCAGTATCTGGGATTATCG GCTCTGTGATGACCGCTGCATTTGGAGAAAATTCAATCAGATCAAAATTTGAGAATGATTCTGAGGGTGTTGGAGGGTTCTCTCTTCATATTCCATCTGTAAATTCCGGATTCATGGCTGATGCCTTAGGACGGGCATCACTCACAGCTCAATATGGAAGCTTCCAGAATAACTTCTTTGATCTCACCCGTTTCCATGCTAGATTAGACTTTCCGCATGGTTTGAGGTTTCTTACCGGTGCCACTAGCGTCGCACAAGATCTTTTAAATTCTCGGCAGCCTAGTTTAGAAGCATTTCAAAAAATCTGCCCTGAAGTATTAGTTTCTTTACAGCAACAG ATTGTTGGACCGTTTAGTTTCAGAGTGGAGTCTGGAATTCAGATTGATCTGAAGAATGGAGCCAACCCCGTGACTGTAGATAAGACAGTATTTGCTTTGGAATATGCTATTCAAGTGCTTGCTTCTGCCAAGGCTGTTGCTTGGTGCTCCCCAAAACAGAAAGAATTCATGGTTGAGCTTCGTTTCTTTGAGACATAG